From the Candidatus Eisenbacteria bacterium genome, the window AACTCCCGGCAGTGGGCGATCCGCTTCAGCGCCGACTCCGTCAGCTCGACCTGCTCCCCCTTCCGCGCGACCCGGTGGACATCCTCGCAGGTGAGCCTGCCATCCCCGATCCGTACGCTCATCTCATCCTCCCCGGCGCTTGCGCGCCTTCCCCTAACACCCATGCACGGTTCCGCAGAGGATATACGGAACGGGCCGAACCGTCAAACCGCCCGGCTCGGCATCCGGCGCCGCCCGGAAGTCCTGGGATCAGCCCTGCCGGGGAGGCTCCTTTCTTGCCTTCAGCGAGAACAGGAGCGGGATCGGGATCATGCCGTCGGGGAACCTCCAGAGCCCATCGTCTCCCCTCCTGAGAAACGGAAGAGCGGGGTAGACCGTGTACGGATACTCGCGCACGTACTCGATCCGAAGCCCCGCGCCGATGAGCGCCGTCAGGACATTCCCCAGAGGATAGGGCCACTCGTAGCTGATCGAGCGGACCGGGGCGTCCGGCGCGGCGTAGGATCCCTGTTCCTCGAAGCGCAGCGGGTCACCGCTGCGGAAGTAGGGCACTGTGACCCGCAGGTCCGTCGCCCCGGGGCCGTTGTCGAACACGTACGAGAAGGGATGGATCTCAACGATGTAGAAGATCCCGCCTGGATTGAGGAACCTCTCAACGACCCGCGCCCACCCATCGAGATCCGGAAGCCACGCGAGAACGCCGTACGACGTGAAGACGATGTCGAACGATCGATCCAGGCAGCGAGGGAGATCGTAGAGATCGCAACAGAGAAACTCCGCCCGGATCGCCGTCTCCTCCGCGATCGAGCGCGCGAGGCGCACCGAGGCGTCCGAGAAGTCGACTCCGGTCACGGCTGCGCCCCTCCGCGCCCATGAGAGGGTATCGAGACCGAAGTGGCATTGCAGGTGAAGGAGCGATCTGCCCCGGACATCCCCGAGCTCGACCAGCTCGATCGGCTTGAGCGCGCACTTCCCCTCCCTGAACCCCCGCAGGTCGTACTGAGGAGACGTCTCGTGAAGCCCGGTCCAGAGATTCCACAGCTCCCGATTCGCATCGCGGTAACGATCCACAAGTCCCTCCCCTCCCGAGTCGCGCATCCGAGCCGAGCATAGCCTGAGATCGCCCGGCCCGGCATCCGGCGTCGCGCGGGTCCCGCGTCGCGAAGGGCCGCCGTTCGGCGAGGCCGGACGACAATCAGCGATCCGAATCCCGGCCGGAAACGGGTAGAATCGAGGTAGGAGCTGCGAGGCGATGAGCGAGGGCGGGTCGAACTACTATCGAAAGGGGCTGGGGATGCGGGGCGAGATCCTCCCCGCGCTCGAGCACGATTACAGGAGCGCCCTGGTCGACTACCTCCGCACCCACGGACGCCGCCTCAAGTGCGATGACACGACGGTGGTCCTCGCGAGGGAGTTCGGATTCTGTTACGGCGTGGATCGCGCGGTGGAGTACGCGTACGAGGCTCGTCTGCGATTCCCGGACAAGCGGATCTTCATCACCGGGGAGATCATCCACAATCCGTGGGTCAATCAACGCCTGCAGGAGATGGGGATCCGGCGCCTGCCGCCGCCGGGATCGCCCGGGGATCGGTTCGCCGGGCTCAGGCGCGAGGATGTCGCCCTGATTCCCGCCTTCGGAATCGAGCAGGAGGAGCTGCGGCGACTGCGGGAGCTTGGAGCGATCCTGGTCGACACGACCTGCGGCTCGGTTCTCAATGTCTGGAAGGCCGTCGCGCGCTACGCCCGCCAGGATCGCACCTCCATCATCCACGGAAAGGTGGAGCATGAAGAGACCAGGGCCACCTGTTCGCAGGTCCTCCTTCACGGCGGGGAGTACGTCGTTGTCCGCGATCTGGATCAGGCGCGTCGGATCTGCGCATTCATCGAGGGTCGAGCGGACCTCGATGGTCTCCTCTCGGATCTCAGGAGCGCGACGTCCCCAGGGTTCGATCCACGACGCCATCTCGAACGAATCGGGCTCGCGAACCAGACCACGATGCTCTCCTCTGAGTCGCTGCGAATCGCGGAGGCGCTGCGCGCGAGCTTCGAGGCGCGCCACGGCGAGGACGGCGCGGCCGAGAGATTCGCGAGCTTCGAGACGATCTGCAGCGCGACGCAGGATCGCCAGGACGCGGTCGAAGAGCTGCTCCAGGAGAGCCCCGATCTGCTGCTGGTGATCGGCGGATTCAACAGCAGCAACACGGCCCACCTTGTCGAGATCGGCCGGGGAAGGGCGAGTACCTACCACGTGCAGAGCAGCCGCGACCTGATCTCCGGGCGCTGGATCCGGCACAAGCCGCTCGGGGATCCGGACCCCGTTGTCGAGGGCGGGTGGCTGCCGCCGGGTCCCATTCTGGTTGGACTCACCGCCGGAGCCTCCACGCCGAATAGCGAGATCGGCCGCACGATCGAGAGGCTCCTCGGGTTCAGGGGAATCGAAGCGGCCCGCATCGCCAACCTGATCGCCGGGGAGGAACAGCGATGATCCTCCGGCGGGGCCGAAAGACGACCGGCCTCGGCGCGGGAGATCATCTCCGCGGCGCGCTCTGTGCCATTCTCATGCTCTTTCCCGCGGCGGAGGGAGGATCGGCGCCTCACCAAGGCGGACTGCCTGATGCGAGTCCGCTTCCGCCGGGGAAGACAGATCCACCGATCCAGGTCGTCGCGAAAGGCCGCGACGATCGCGGTTACGACTGCGAGCACGTGCGCCTCGAGCTTGTGCTCGATTTCGGCGCACGCCGCCTGCGCGGGGAGGTCCGCCACGCGATCGCCGCCACGCGCCTCCTCGAGACGCTCGATCTCGACTTCACCGACTCGCTCCACGTCCTGCGCGTCCGTCTCGGGGGGCGCGAGGCCCTCTTCCGGCATGAGGGACGCAAGCTCCTGATCGAGATGGACCCTCCCCTCCCGCCGGGCGCGCGCGA encodes:
- a CDS encoding 4-hydroxy-3-methylbut-2-enyl diphosphate reductase, with amino-acid sequence MSEGGSNYYRKGLGMRGEILPALEHDYRSALVDYLRTHGRRLKCDDTTVVLAREFGFCYGVDRAVEYAYEARLRFPDKRIFITGEIIHNPWVNQRLQEMGIRRLPPPGSPGDRFAGLRREDVALIPAFGIEQEELRRLRELGAILVDTTCGSVLNVWKAVARYARQDRTSIIHGKVEHEETRATCSQVLLHGGEYVVVRDLDQARRICAFIEGRADLDGLLSDLRSATSPGFDPRRHLERIGLANQTTMLSSESLRIAEALRASFEARHGEDGAAERFASFETICSATQDRQDAVEELLQESPDLLLVIGGFNSSNTAHLVEIGRGRASTYHVQSSRDLISGRWIRHKPLGDPDPVVEGGWLPPGPILVGLTAGASTPNSEIGRTIERLLGFRGIEAARIANLIAGEEQR
- a CDS encoding class I SAM-dependent methyltransferase, with protein sequence MDRYRDANRELWNLWTGLHETSPQYDLRGFREGKCALKPIELVELGDVRGRSLLHLQCHFGLDTLSWARRGAAVTGVDFSDASVRLARSIAEETAIRAEFLCCDLYDLPRCLDRSFDIVFTSYGVLAWLPDLDGWARVVERFLNPGGIFYIVEIHPFSYVFDNGPGATDLRVTVPYFRSGDPLRFEEQGSYAAPDAPVRSISYEWPYPLGNVLTALIGAGLRIEYVREYPYTVYPALPFLRRGDDGLWRFPDGMIPIPLLFSLKARKEPPRQG